One stretch of Streptomyces sp. NBC_01363 DNA includes these proteins:
- a CDS encoding SDR family NAD(P)-dependent oxidoreductase translates to MTAAVPPRGTDRFDLTGRTAIVTGAARGLGRSFAVGLAEAGADLVLVDLPGAEGVAETAAAIEALGRGCRTYGQDLADIDALPGFVDAVRAEAGPLHILVNNAGTAALERFNEITPASWSHIMRVNVDAVFFLSQRIAEHMTADSVAGRIITITSKNALVAEAGLAHYNASKAAAQLLTETLAVELAPHGITANTLAPGMVETPIDGEFPFDREAFESAYRERIPLGRYAQPDECVGALLLLASDAGAYLTGARIVVDGGVLADQMPRMRFMPPYRNTI, encoded by the coding sequence ATGACCGCAGCCGTTCCGCCCCGCGGGACCGACCGCTTCGATCTGACCGGCCGCACCGCGATCGTGACCGGGGCCGCCCGGGGCCTCGGCCGGTCCTTCGCCGTGGGCCTCGCGGAGGCGGGCGCCGATCTGGTCCTCGTCGACCTGCCCGGTGCCGAGGGCGTCGCCGAGACCGCGGCGGCGATCGAGGCACTCGGCCGCGGCTGCCGGACGTACGGACAGGATCTCGCGGACATCGACGCGCTGCCCGGCTTCGTCGACGCCGTACGCGCCGAGGCGGGACCGCTGCACATCCTGGTCAACAACGCGGGCACCGCGGCGCTGGAGCGCTTCAACGAGATCACCCCCGCGAGCTGGTCGCACATCATGCGGGTCAATGTCGACGCCGTCTTCTTCCTCAGCCAGCGCATCGCCGAACACATGACGGCGGACTCGGTCGCGGGCCGCATCATCACCATCACGTCGAAGAACGCCCTGGTGGCGGAGGCAGGCCTGGCCCACTACAACGCCTCCAAGGCCGCCGCCCAACTGCTCACCGAGACCCTGGCGGTCGAACTCGCCCCGCACGGCATCACTGCCAACACCCTCGCCCCCGGCATGGTCGAGACACCCATCGACGGCGAATTCCCCTTCGACCGGGAGGCCTTCGAATCCGCCTACCGCGAGCGCATCCCGCTCGGCAGGTACGCGCAGCCCGACGAGTGCGTCGGTGCGCTGCTGCTGCTGGCCTCGGACGCCGGGGCGTATCTCACCGGGGCACGCATCGTCGTCGACGGGGGAGTGCTGGCCGACCAGATGCCGCGTATGCGCTTCATGCCGCCGTACCGCAACACGATCTGA